The proteins below come from a single Zhouia spongiae genomic window:
- a CDS encoding alpha-L-fucosidase, with protein MKKIRFKKFLSLLFLCVIVGHSQNQTKNSNQTLKYGAERIGKRTDRHMEHWRNYGLGQFIHWGVYAIPGGHWKGKYYPGAAEWIRSWKEMPKEAYDELYKQFNPKQFNAKAWARQAKDMGAKYVIITTKHHDGFCLWPSEFTDYTIANTPYKRDIIKQLVEAYDEAGVDVYLYFSIIDWNHPGYRAKIETEEDRVAYDGFKEFTRKQLLELLELYPQTKGLWFDGTWDSAWKEQAAYVSDLDKELRAMIPGLIIGSRFRPDDFGNRHFDANGNMMGDYEQGWERKMPNTIEEVHGNDWDCVMTVPENQWGYHSDWRGHVKTSNELIEMLVKAVSLGGNFVLNFGPDGNGSIREEETTIAAEIGEWMNSNATVIYNCGHLPWEKQDWGYYTVNRKTNEKYMVIFNHPISGMYKIQTPDKIKIRKAYLLENPSGELNIEACGENKFIVHYRSSQKQTKPVVIVIKTDDNSGDPGIRYQKPKI; from the coding sequence ATGAAGAAAATACGATTTAAAAAATTCCTGAGCTTGTTATTCCTATGTGTCATCGTTGGCCATAGTCAAAATCAAACCAAAAATAGCAACCAGACATTGAAGTATGGAGCCGAACGGATAGGGAAACGTACCGACAGGCATATGGAGCATTGGCGTAACTATGGTTTAGGACAGTTTATCCATTGGGGTGTTTATGCAATACCGGGAGGGCACTGGAAAGGAAAATATTATCCCGGAGCTGCCGAATGGATTCGATCGTGGAAAGAAATGCCGAAAGAGGCATATGACGAGCTGTATAAGCAATTTAACCCGAAACAGTTTAACGCAAAAGCATGGGCAAGACAGGCAAAAGACATGGGAGCTAAATACGTTATCATAACCACAAAGCATCACGACGGCTTCTGTTTATGGCCAAGTGAATTTACCGATTATACCATAGCAAATACGCCTTATAAAAGAGATATTATAAAACAGCTGGTCGAGGCTTATGATGAAGCAGGAGTAGATGTGTATCTTTACTTTTCAATAATTGATTGGAATCACCCGGGTTATCGGGCGAAAATTGAAACGGAAGAAGATAGAGTAGCATATGATGGTTTTAAAGAATTTACCAGAAAGCAGTTGTTGGAACTGCTCGAATTATATCCCCAAACCAAAGGTTTGTGGTTCGACGGTACCTGGGATAGTGCATGGAAAGAACAGGCAGCCTATGTGTCGGATCTGGATAAAGAACTGAGGGCAATGATCCCGGGGCTAATTATTGGCAGCCGTTTTCGTCCGGATGATTTTGGGAACAGGCATTTTGATGCTAATGGCAATATGATGGGAGATTATGAGCAGGGATGGGAGCGAAAAATGCCAAATACTATCGAAGAAGTACACGGAAATGATTGGGATTGTGTGATGACAGTCCCGGAAAATCAATGGGGATATCATTCCGATTGGCGGGGACATGTAAAAACAAGTAATGAGCTTATAGAGATGCTGGTAAAAGCAGTCTCCCTGGGAGGGAATTTTGTCCTGAACTTCGGCCCGGATGGAAATGGAAGTATAAGAGAAGAGGAAACAACGATAGCGGCAGAAATAGGAGAGTGGATGAACAGCAATGCAACAGTGATATATAACTGTGGTCACCTTCCGTGGGAAAAGCAGGATTGGGGATATTATACCGTCAACAGGAAAACGAATGAAAAATATATGGTGATATTTAATCATCCCATATCGGGAATGTATAAAATACAGACACCTGATAAAATAAAAATCCGGAAAGCCTATTTGCTTGAAAACCCTTCCGGGGAACTAAATATAGAGGCCTGTGGAGAGAATAAGTTTATAGTTCATTACCGATCCTCTCAAAAACAGACGAAACCCGTAGTTATAGTCATTAAAACGGATGACAATTCCGGAGATCCGGGTATCAGATATCAAAAACCTAAAATCTAG
- a CDS encoding sulfatase family protein, translating into MKKYTFYLLIFILLTGLSCSEKVGKNEGDQQPNIVFIMSDDHSYQTLSAYDDRYIHTPNLDRIAEEGVVFTNSFVSNSICGPSRAVMLTGKHSHMNGQIDNFTTFDNTQPNFAKYLQSAGYQTSLVGKWHLKSNPTGFDNWEVLIGQGNYYNSTFIENGVKKASQGYVTDVITDKAIKWLDNRKKDQPFCLLVHHKAAHRIWQPNITMLDSLSENEYEIPENFFDDYKGRKAAKLNKMSIIKDMDLVYDLKMNDDSIQSKYRKGYLNMYNLMTPEQKEIWDAYYTPILKQFKEAGLTDDELAIWKYQRYMNDYLKVIRSLDDNVGRLLDYLDKQELKDNTLVVYTSDQGFYMGEHGWFDKRYMYEQSLRTPLLMRFPERIKTSGTVTQMVQNIDYAPTFLDFAGIDIPDDMQGMSVKPLLTGKEINWRDAIYYQYYESPNEHGVKKHYGIRTDRYKLIHFYEDMDEWELYDLQTDPDEMKNLYGNEKHQSLIKDLKERLENLQKQYKVNTY; encoded by the coding sequence ATGAAAAAGTATACCTTTTATCTTTTAATATTCATATTATTAACCGGTCTTAGCTGTTCTGAAAAAGTCGGAAAAAATGAAGGCGATCAACAGCCAAATATCGTATTTATTATGAGTGACGATCATTCATATCAGACATTAAGTGCCTATGACGATCGTTATATCCATACTCCGAACCTCGATAGAATAGCAGAAGAAGGAGTTGTTTTTACCAATAGTTTTGTCAGTAATTCTATTTGCGGGCCCAGCCGGGCTGTGATGCTAACGGGAAAACACAGTCATATGAACGGGCAGATAGATAATTTTACAACTTTTGACAACACCCAGCCAAATTTTGCCAAGTACCTGCAAAGTGCAGGATATCAAACGTCTCTTGTGGGGAAGTGGCATCTAAAAAGTAATCCGACCGGTTTCGATAATTGGGAAGTTCTTATCGGTCAGGGGAATTACTATAATTCTACCTTTATTGAAAATGGGGTTAAAAAAGCTTCACAGGGTTATGTAACGGATGTGATTACTGATAAGGCTATCAAATGGCTGGATAACAGAAAAAAAGATCAACCCTTTTGTTTGCTGGTACACCATAAAGCAGCTCACAGAATATGGCAGCCTAATATAACAATGCTTGATTCTTTATCAGAAAATGAATATGAAATTCCGGAAAACTTCTTTGATGACTATAAGGGGAGGAAAGCTGCCAAACTGAATAAGATGAGTATTATTAAAGACATGGATCTTGTTTATGATCTTAAAATGAATGACGATTCCATACAGAGTAAGTACAGGAAAGGGTATCTCAATATGTATAATTTGATGACTCCCGAACAAAAAGAAATTTGGGATGCTTATTATACACCCATATTAAAACAATTTAAAGAAGCAGGTTTAACAGACGATGAACTGGCTATTTGGAAATATCAGCGCTATATGAATGATTATCTGAAAGTTATCCGTTCGCTGGATGATAATGTAGGAAGGTTGTTGGATTATTTAGATAAACAGGAACTCAAAGATAATACATTGGTTGTCTATACTTCCGATCAGGGGTTTTATATGGGCGAACACGGTTGGTTCGATAAAAGGTATATGTATGAGCAATCGTTGCGAACTCCTTTATTGATGCGTTTTCCCGAAAGAATTAAAACCTCAGGAACTGTGACTCAAATGGTACAGAATATAGACTATGCACCTACCTTTTTAGATTTTGCAGGAATAGATATTCCGGATGATATGCAGGGAATGTCCGTAAAACCTCTGTTAACCGGAAAAGAAATAAACTGGAGGGATGCTATTTATTATCAATACTACGAATCACCAAACGAACACGGAGTAAAAAAACATTACGGAATCCGGACAGACAGATATAAATTAATTCATTTTTATGAAGATATGGATGAATGGGAGCTATATGACTTACAAACAGATCCGGATGAAATGAAAAACTTATACGGAAATGAGAAACACCAATCATTAATCAAAGATTTAAAAGAGAGGCTTGAGAATTTGCAAAAGCAGTATAAAGTCAATACTTACTAA
- a CDS encoding glycoside hydrolase family protein, whose translation MRKQINIKAYILFTGIVAMALSMGCKTESKKKQIKEVLEVDVNLGAMIQPIPEYAVHKDSGYNVWGGSVVKSEDGTYHMFYARWPYRTGFQGWLKDSDIAYATAASATGPYTFKKVLLTGFGKGHWNEEAAHNPHIKKFDNKYYLYFISHKKEDLGLSDWMNHIFTQRIGVAIADNPAGPWEVLPEPLIDYQEGKPAHGYMVNPSVVKTPEGKYLMMFKARKPGAEKSGKFDPIHCLAVSDSPAGPFTIAEETLLTEATAEDPYVWYQNRKYYAVVKDMYAKYTGHKSLALFQSEDGLNWKPSENILVSKTEIVWEGGDTTKVKNLERPQILFDEKGNPEVLFCAVREFDTEGNDPKPTYNVHIPLKNELKQ comes from the coding sequence ATGAGAAAGCAAATAAATATAAAAGCATATATTCTTTTTACAGGGATCGTTGCGATGGCTTTAAGCATGGGGTGCAAGACAGAAAGTAAAAAAAAGCAAATAAAAGAAGTTTTAGAAGTAGATGTAAATCTCGGAGCAATGATCCAGCCTATACCCGAATATGCTGTACATAAAGACTCCGGGTACAATGTATGGGGAGGGAGTGTAGTAAAGTCTGAAGATGGCACCTACCATATGTTCTATGCACGCTGGCCGTATAGAACCGGATTTCAGGGATGGTTGAAAGATTCGGATATAGCGTATGCAACCGCAGCTTCTGCAACGGGACCTTATACTTTCAAAAAAGTTTTACTGACGGGTTTTGGAAAAGGGCATTGGAATGAAGAAGCTGCACATAACCCGCATATAAAGAAGTTTGATAATAAATATTACCTTTATTTTATATCTCATAAAAAAGAAGACTTGGGGCTCAGCGATTGGATGAACCATATATTTACACAGCGAATTGGTGTGGCCATAGCCGATAACCCGGCCGGACCATGGGAGGTGCTTCCTGAACCGTTAATAGATTATCAGGAGGGAAAACCTGCTCATGGATATATGGTGAATCCGAGTGTGGTGAAAACTCCTGAAGGTAAGTATTTAATGATGTTTAAAGCACGTAAACCCGGGGCTGAAAAATCAGGAAAGTTTGATCCTATCCATTGTTTGGCTGTATCCGACAGCCCTGCCGGACCATTTACCATAGCAGAGGAGACCCTGCTTACAGAAGCAACAGCTGAAGACCCCTATGTCTGGTATCAAAACCGGAAGTATTATGCCGTGGTTAAAGATATGTACGCGAAATATACTGGGCATAAATCATTGGCGCTGTTTCAGTCTGAAGATGGACTGAATTGGAAGCCGTCAGAGAATATACTGGTGTCAAAAACGGAAATCGTTTGGGAAGGAGGAGACACTACAAAAGTAAAGAACTTGGAACGCCCGCAAATTTTGTTTGATGAAAAAGGAAACCCTGAAGTCCTTTTTTGTGCAGTAAGAGAGTTTGATACAGAAGGAAATGACCCGAAGCCAACATACAATGTACATATACCACTTAAAAACGAGCTAAAACAATAA
- a CDS encoding sulfatase produces the protein MPLNKPNILFIAVDDLRPELGCYGNPLIRSPHIDALAKEGTLFKNHYTTVPTCGASRYALLSGKLPYSPEDISNHVFVKKNTYQPEKETPETFIHHLKRNGYHTVGIGKISHHPDGLVYNQAKGTDSISPELPYSWDEMIFNPGKWGNGQKAFFGYADGSNRNDLKKEVEPYEQADVSDEGYVDGLSANLASQKLKELRQNKKPFFLAVGFFKPHLPFNAPKKYWDLYDEDKIPLSNGSELPRGVHLSSLNNNGEFNQYKLGKEKPTLLKPASEQYARKLKHAYYASVSYVDAQVGKVLKTLKEEGLADNTIVILWGDHGWQLGDHRMWGKHTCFEKALHSPLIIRTPSNLSTKNATINRNVVSTVDIYPTIMDLTGLEMPYKTKGKSLKELLSVNHDGNRKDIAYSYFNKGISLRTEWYRLTRYQRQEKPAIELFDYKKDPYEMFNVAGEQKTLVDSLMPLLEDGNTGLYDVKIKN, from the coding sequence TTGCCGTTAAACAAGCCTAATATTCTTTTCATTGCAGTAGATGACCTGAGGCCGGAATTAGGGTGTTACGGGAATCCGTTGATCCGGAGCCCCCATATTGATGCTTTGGCAAAAGAAGGAACCCTTTTTAAAAACCATTATACAACCGTACCGACTTGTGGCGCTTCCCGTTATGCCCTTCTTTCAGGAAAACTGCCTTATTCTCCGGAAGACATAAGTAATCATGTGTTCGTGAAAAAGAACACCTATCAACCTGAGAAAGAGACTCCTGAAACCTTTATTCATCACCTGAAAAGAAATGGATATCATACAGTGGGGATCGGGAAAATAAGTCACCATCCGGACGGTTTGGTATATAATCAGGCTAAAGGTACCGACAGTATCTCTCCGGAACTGCCATATAGCTGGGACGAGATGATATTCAATCCCGGGAAATGGGGGAACGGACAGAAAGCTTTTTTCGGATATGCGGACGGTTCGAACCGTAATGACCTGAAAAAAGAGGTCGAACCCTATGAACAGGCAGATGTTTCAGACGAAGGATATGTAGATGGGCTATCTGCAAACCTGGCTTCGCAAAAACTGAAAGAGCTCAGACAAAATAAGAAACCTTTCTTTTTGGCTGTTGGTTTTTTTAAACCTCATTTGCCTTTCAATGCCCCGAAAAAATACTGGGATCTTTACGATGAAGATAAGATTCCCCTGTCGAATGGAAGCGAACTTCCAAGAGGTGTACATCTGTCGAGCTTGAATAATAACGGGGAGTTTAATCAGTATAAACTGGGAAAAGAAAAGCCTACGTTGCTTAAGCCCGCTTCAGAACAGTATGCCCGTAAATTAAAGCATGCTTATTATGCGAGTGTAAGCTATGTTGATGCTCAGGTAGGGAAAGTACTGAAAACATTAAAAGAAGAAGGTCTTGCCGATAACACCATTGTTATTTTGTGGGGAGATCACGGCTGGCAACTCGGAGATCACAGAATGTGGGGAAAACACACCTGTTTCGAAAAAGCACTGCATAGTCCGCTTATTATCAGGACTCCTTCAAATCTATCCACTAAAAATGCAACCATAAACAGGAATGTGGTAAGCACGGTCGATATTTACCCTACAATAATGGATTTGACAGGACTTGAAATGCCATATAAGACAAAAGGAAAGAGTCTGAAAGAGCTTCTCAGTGTTAACCATGATGGCAACAGAAAGGACATAGCTTATAGTTATTTCAATAAGGGGATTTCTCTCAGGACTGAATGGTACCGTTTAACCAGGTATCAAAGACAAGAAAAACCGGCAATAGAGTTGTTTGATTATAAAAAAGACCCCTATGAAATGTTTAATGTAGCCGGAGAACAAAAAACATTGGTCGATAGCCTGATGCCTCTCCTGGAAGATGGTAATACAGGGTTGTACGACGTAAAAATAAAAAACTGA
- a CDS encoding metallophosphoesterase family protein, whose protein sequence is MKDSKKGTDRRNFIKNVTTVSIAGAAFTFVPLWSNTGNTEESEDEVGFKSPPLLTNIDSDRIEIVVVPKGYSTAWVEYGTTSKLGFRSTGAHNGMLPASDRVLRFKLIDLEPGVTYFFRVHLSKITYKNNYAHKQVDSIKSELLHFKTLNSEAETATFACWNDTHENEETLLRLVAMLKEQQPDFLLWNGDITNNIFNEEQIIDQFFKHGSQASSLAVPLMLSRGNHDVRGRDARCLESYLAGPGGSYYYGFRQGPLSCIVLDTGEDKPDNHDAYAGLLDFEKFRTEQAQWLEKTISESWFADAPFRIVFTHIPLVWDAEVPEQWPAIWGVEGHKGWICQDGYDKWNDLLVKGKVQLVISGHTHRHAYFPPNNMHPYGQLIGGGPKPEAATCILGQVTDSKLTVKMLGLDGSVLEKLEFDSF, encoded by the coding sequence GTGAAAGATTCAAAAAAAGGAACAGACAGAAGGAATTTTATAAAGAATGTTACTACTGTTTCAATAGCCGGTGCTGCATTTACGTTCGTTCCTTTATGGAGCAATACAGGAAATACGGAAGAAAGTGAAGATGAAGTAGGGTTTAAATCGCCACCTTTATTAACCAATATAGATTCGGATAGAATAGAAATAGTGGTTGTTCCAAAAGGATATTCAACAGCCTGGGTAGAATATGGAACGACAAGTAAGCTCGGATTTCGTTCAACCGGGGCTCATAATGGTATGTTGCCTGCATCGGACCGCGTGTTAAGATTTAAATTAATAGATCTGGAACCAGGAGTGACCTATTTTTTCAGGGTACATCTAAGTAAGATTACCTATAAGAACAATTATGCTCACAAGCAGGTAGACAGCATTAAAAGTGAACTATTGCATTTTAAAACCCTTAACAGTGAAGCAGAAACAGCTACTTTTGCTTGTTGGAACGACACGCATGAGAACGAAGAAACCCTGCTACGTTTGGTAGCGATGTTAAAAGAACAGCAGCCGGACTTTCTTTTATGGAATGGAGACATTACCAACAATATATTTAACGAAGAACAGATTATAGACCAGTTTTTTAAGCATGGAAGTCAGGCTTCTTCATTGGCTGTACCCTTAATGCTTTCAAGGGGTAATCACGATGTCAGGGGTAGGGATGCCAGGTGTTTGGAAAGCTACTTGGCCGGGCCTGGCGGCAGTTATTATTACGGATTTCGTCAAGGGCCACTTTCGTGTATTGTATTGGATACGGGAGAAGATAAACCCGACAATCATGATGCCTATGCAGGATTACTCGATTTTGAAAAATTCAGGACAGAACAAGCACAATGGCTGGAAAAAACAATAAGTGAATCGTGGTTTGCCGATGCCCCTTTTAGAATTGTGTTTACACATATCCCATTGGTATGGGATGCTGAAGTTCCTGAGCAATGGCCTGCCATATGGGGTGTAGAGGGACATAAGGGCTGGATCTGCCAAGACGGGTATGATAAGTGGAACGATCTCCTGGTTAAAGGAAAAGTACAACTTGTTATTTCAGGACATACCCATAGGCATGCCTACTTTCCGCCCAATAACATGCATCCATATGGACAACTGATAGGCGGTGGTCCCAAGCCTGAAGCGGCAACGTGTATACTCGGACAGGTTACCGATAGTAAGTTAACCGTAAAAATGCTTGGTTTGGATGGTAGTGTCTTGGAAAAGTTGGAGTTTGATTCGTTTTAA
- a CDS encoding sulfatase-like hydrolase/transferase — MKVHFKKTGVVALCTILNLVCIQRVVSQDHKGKPNVIIVLVDDMGYKDVGFNGCEDIPTPNIDRIAANGVKFTNGYVTNPVCGPSRAGLITGRYQDRFGFGRNPLFAPNDIKQGLPLSEETLATVLKREGYQSMAIGKWHLGGHKELRPLKRGFDEFFGFLTGGHYYFPEDWILNDLSELTSQYSAYKTKLLRNDTRVNETEYLTDALSREAVSFISTKRETPFFLYLAYNAPHAPLQATEKYLNRFRHIENKKRRTYAAMVSAVDDGVGLLLNALESSGLDKNTIVYFLSDNGGPEVHNGSDNGPLREGKGWLYEGGLRVPFAMQWKGTIPSGITYHDPIISLDIFATVSAVSGAEPKNKLDGVNLLPFLTGKKRSVPHQALYWRQFDKGSYAIRTNDLKLVNATGKLDELFNLDRDISENENIIDRQVRMKKKCERLLEDWMSDLKEPIFLGLSHDKQYNQLHPDRYDIEKY; from the coding sequence ATGAAAGTACATTTTAAAAAAACAGGGGTCGTCGCTCTGTGTACGATATTAAATTTGGTATGTATCCAAAGAGTGGTATCTCAAGACCATAAAGGGAAGCCGAATGTAATCATTGTTTTGGTAGATGACATGGGGTATAAAGATGTGGGCTTTAATGGTTGTGAAGACATTCCGACACCAAATATAGACCGGATTGCTGCGAATGGAGTCAAATTTACCAACGGATATGTAACCAATCCGGTTTGCGGGCCAAGCCGGGCCGGTTTGATAACCGGAAGATATCAGGACAGGTTTGGTTTCGGCAGAAATCCGCTTTTTGCCCCAAACGATATCAAACAAGGACTGCCGCTTTCAGAAGAAACCCTGGCTACAGTACTGAAGCGCGAGGGATATCAAAGCATGGCCATTGGAAAATGGCATTTGGGAGGCCACAAAGAACTCAGGCCGTTAAAGCGTGGGTTTGATGAATTTTTTGGGTTCTTGACAGGAGGCCATTACTATTTTCCTGAAGATTGGATTTTAAATGATCTGTCGGAACTGACGAGTCAATATTCGGCCTACAAGACAAAGTTGTTGAGAAATGATACCAGGGTTAACGAAACCGAATACTTAACCGATGCCCTGTCGAGGGAAGCCGTGAGTTTTATAAGTACTAAAAGAGAAACGCCGTTTTTTCTATATTTAGCTTATAATGCACCTCATGCCCCTTTGCAGGCTACAGAAAAGTACTTAAACAGATTTAGGCATATTGAGAATAAGAAAAGAAGAACCTATGCTGCAATGGTGAGTGCCGTCGATGACGGGGTGGGCTTATTGTTGAATGCATTAGAAAGTAGCGGGTTGGATAAAAATACGATCGTGTATTTCCTTTCGGATAATGGCGGGCCTGAAGTTCATAACGGATCTGATAACGGGCCATTACGAGAAGGTAAAGGATGGTTGTATGAAGGAGGTCTCAGGGTACCGTTCGCCATGCAATGGAAAGGGACAATTCCATCAGGAATAACATACCATGACCCGATAATTTCTCTCGATATTTTTGCAACCGTTTCCGCTGTTTCAGGCGCTGAACCAAAAAATAAATTAGATGGAGTTAACCTGCTCCCTTTTCTAACAGGCAAAAAGCGATCTGTTCCCCATCAGGCTTTATATTGGAGACAATTTGATAAAGGAAGTTATGCAATAAGGACCAACGATCTTAAACTTGTTAATGCCACCGGTAAATTAGATGAATTATTTAATCTGGACCGCGATATCAGTGAAAATGAGAATATCATAGATAGGCAGGTACGGATGAAAAAGAAGTGTGAAAGATTGTTAGAAGACTGGATGTCAGACTTGAAAGAACCGATCTTTCTCGGACTTTCGCATGATAAACAATATAACCAATTGCATCCTGACCGGTACGACATAGAAAAGTACTGA